From a region of the Manduca sexta isolate Smith_Timp_Sample1 chromosome 19, JHU_Msex_v1.0, whole genome shotgun sequence genome:
- the LOC115444015 gene encoding uncharacterized protein LOC115444015: MFSPQEQQIEICLLKSNLEDIENNLVLQRSALPALDAENEQKYRETMTALRITRSLNTEIERLKMENVRLTAKRMQLKRQSEDVSKSLENARENRSELTNLLTEEEREIESQIRQYEDSLQEKADRFRKTRGFYNEEEVTKETEKIFAKITELEEELTRRKDVVDELKLELNAVQPEVPENLLDIL; the protein is encoded by the exons atgttttcccCGCAAGAACAACAAATTGAAATATGTTTGCTGAAATCAAATTTGGAGGATATCGAAAACAATTTAGTTTTACAA CGTTCCGCACTGCCCGCATTAGATGCCGAAAATGAGCAAAAGTATCGCGAGACCATGACTGCTTTACGTATTACACGCTCACTAAACACAGAAATAGAAAGACTCAAAATGGAAAATG tgagACTCACTGCCAAGAGGATGCAGCTTAAGCGTCAAAGTGAAGACGTATCCAAATCACTTGAAAATGCGAGAGAAAATCGCTCTGAGCTAACTAATTTATTGACAGAAGAGGAGCGTGAAATAGAATCTCAAAT CCGTCAATATGAGGACTCTTTACAAGAAAAGGCGGATCGTTTTAGGAAAACTCGCggtttttat AATGAAGAAGAAGTAAcgaaagaaacagaaaagatctttgcaaaaataacagaactagaAGAAGAGTTGACCAGACGAAAGGACGTAGTTGATGAACTGAAACTTGAACTCAATGCAGTGCAACCGGAAGTTCCAGAGAACCTTCTTGACAtattgtaa
- the LOC119189782 gene encoding uncharacterized protein LOC119189782 — MSKYHADCTKPTTHHEVNKSKCNQPKLTSKPFCDCSYCMCKDCPDILKMFSINVTENSCDFGPKVGKDKINNETEKSEETVQEIANLLENLDQDRACGCEVVARAVGSDIHRNLGLSELRAATHSENTTTKEPK; from the exons ATGTCTAAGTACCATGCAGATTGTACCAAGCCAACTACACATCACGaggtaaataaatcaaaatgtaacCAACCCAAACTAACATCCAAG CCTTTCTGCGACTGCAGTTACTGCATGTGTAAAGATTGCcctgatattttaaaaatgttttctatcAATGTAACTGAGAATTCGTGTGATTTCGGTCCAAAGGTtggtaaagataaaattaataatgaaacagAAAAGTCCGAAGAAACGGTACAAGAAATTGCCAATTTATTAGAAAACTTGGACCAAGACCGAGCCTGTGGGTGCGAAGTTGTTGCACGAGCGGTGGGATCAGACATCCATAGAAATCTAGGCTTGTCAGAATTAAGGGCCGCGACCCATTCTGAGAACACTACCACCAAGGAACCAAAATAA
- the LOC115444022 gene encoding protein farnesyltransferase/geranylgeranyltransferase type-1 subunit alpha: MSDCSDHDPNWVPYKERPEWNDVTPIPENDGPNPVVVIAHSEKFEDVYGYFRSVLQRNEKSKRALHLTKDAVELNPANYTVWQYRRDILKTLNTNLQSEFAYVESVIKQSPKNYQVWHHRRVLVEWLQDASLELELTKDALEQDPKNYHAWQHRQWVIKTFGLYSQEMEFVDILITEDVRNNSAWNQRYFVLNNHLGWSDLNVQKEICYTLEKIKFVKNNESAWNYLRGILLHDKRGLCGNAVVSSFCEDLYKNKCRSPYLLAFIIDMCDEAIKKDETNCLYNPERAIELCEALASKYDKIRTKYWNYLLERFRKCRGEQIINSNGLMDEIE, from the exons ATGTCTGACTGTAGTGACCACGATCCTAACTGGGTACCGTATAAAGAAAGGCCGGAATGGAACGACGTGACCCCTATTCCAGAAAATGATGGACCTAACCCTGTCGTGGTTATTGCTCACTCGGAAAAAT TTGAGGATGTTTATGGCTATTTCCGTTCTGTACTCCAACGGAATGAGAAGTCAAAACGAGCATTACACTTGACAAAAGATGCTGTTGAACTAAACCCAGCTAACTACACAGTATGGCAATACAG AAGGGACATTCTCAAAACGTTGAACACAAACTTGCAATCAGAATTTGCTTATGTTGAATCAGTTATAAAACAATCACCGAAAAACTATCAG GTATGGCACCATCGTAGAGTCTTGGTGGAATGGCTCCAAGATGCGTCTTTAGAACTGGAACTTACGAAAGATGCACTTGAACAGGACCCTAAAAATTATCATGCCTGGCAACACAGGCAATGGGTGATAAAAACTTTTGG acttTATAGCCAAGAAATGGAATTCGTGGATATCCTCATCACCGAGGACGTACGTAATAACTCGGCGTGGAATCAGCGCTACTTTGTTCTAAATAATCATCTGGGCTGGTCAGACTTAAATGTTCAGAAAGAAATATGTTATACTTTGGAAAAGATAAAATTCGTCAAAAATAACGAAAGTGCATGGAATTATTTAAGAGGTATATTGTTGCACGATAAAAGAGGGCTATGTGGCAATGCTGTGGTGAGCTCATTTTGTGAAGACCTCTATAAAAATAAGTGCCGATCCCCATACTTACTAGCCTTTATCATTGATATGTGCGATGAAGCCATTAAAAAAGATGAAACTAATTGTTTATACAACCCTGAGAGAGCTATAGAGCTTTGTGAAGCATTAGCTAGTAAGTATGACAAAATTAGAACCAAATACTGGAACTACCTACTTGAAAGATTTAGAAAGTGCCGGGGTGAACAGATCATTAACAGTAATGGACTCATGGATGAAATAGAGTAA
- the LOC115444023 gene encoding pupal cuticle protein C1B — translation MILKLLLLCCAVAAVHGGALISPVYGSPYSYGAWNPYSSYPAQPALASQHSNTYRSPFNLGQISTYTKSVDTPFSSVRKADVRVSNPGLAVAPAYAGLASPLVSHVGLAAPIAPVAKVATAGLLGVAYSPATTVSHMTYTNGLGLAYSW, via the exons atgattttaaaa cTCCTTTTACTGTGTTGTGCTGTGGCGGCTGTTCATGGCGGGGCGCTGATTTCTCCAGTGTACGGCTCACCTTACAGTTATGGGGCTTGGAATCCCTACAGCTCTTATCCCGCTCAGCCCGCCCTCGCTTCACAACATTCTAATACTTATAGATCACCATTCAATCTAGGACAG ATATCAACGTATACGAAATCGGTAGACACTCCATTTTCAAGTGTTCGTAAAGCCGACGTGCGTGTGAGCAACCCTGGCCTGGCTGTGGCACCCGCATACGCCGGTCTAGCTTCACCCCTAGTGTCTCATGTTGGTTTAGCTGCACCCATTGCTCCTGTCGCTAAG gTGGCGACCGCTGGACTCTTAGGTGTGGCCTATTCTCCTGCAACGACTGTTTCTCATATGACCTACACTAATGGACTTGGCCTTGCTTACAGCTGGTAA